One genomic region from Cryptococcus deuterogattii R265 chromosome 7, complete sequence encodes:
- a CDS encoding ubiquitin carboxyl-terminal hydrolase 14 has product MPKAKNMELSVKHSGKTYTVPVTQEITTQAFKDAISQLTRVPTERMKVMVKGKLVKDDTDYVTLANQKQTVMVIGAAEALPPPPTEQTVFLEDVGDEDIRSDEPTGLINLGNTCYLNSTLQAIRAIPEVHQALKEFAPSSSSSYFVPESRVANSLKNLFITIDNTPNAVPPLEVISNLRILAPQFAERDQRGQYAQQDADEAWTQLVQALRAVLPKNGEEGSVVDRLMSIELTKTLKNAETEEEPETTSTETVLKLECNISGSTNFLMSGIQDSLNQQVEKTSATLGRNATYSMQSRISRLPEYLVVHMVRFYWRRDIQKKAKIMRKVKFPLQLDLSDIVTEPIRKKIQPLNTATKQILKERDARASILKRKPGHGLDEEKKKRGEEQATVENLVKEGGLTNGERSGMYELAAVVTHKGASADSGHYIGWSRIDDGAYVPAEQQRWAEFDDNNVTFTDANKILSMDGGGEDSVAYILLYRAAKI; this is encoded by the exons ATGCCCAAAGCCAAAAATATGGAAC TAAGTGTAAAACATTCGGGCAAAACGTACACCGTTCCTGTCACACAAGAGATCACTACACAGGCTTTCAAGGATGCTATCTCTCAACTTACTAGGGTCCCCACCG agaggatgaaggtcATGGTGAAAGGCAAGCTGGTGAAG GATGATACGGATTATGTCACTTTAGCAAACCAAAAG CAAACCGTTATGGTGATTGGCGCCGCTGAAGCAttgccaccaccacccactGAGCAAACCGTCTTTT TGGAAGACGtaggagatgaagacatTAGATCCGATGAACCCACAGGTCTCATCAACCTCGGCAACACATGTTACCTCAACTCCACGCTCCAAGCCATACGCGCTATACCCGAAGTCCACCAAGCTCTCAAAGAATTcgctccttcctcctcctcttcttatTTCGTCCCCGAATCGCGCGTCGCCAATTCGTTGAAAAATCTGTTTATTACGATTGACAACACACCTAATGCCGTTCCTCCTTTGGAAGTCATCAGTAATTTGAGAATTTTGGCACCTCAATTTGCGGAAAGGGATCAGAGGGGGCAATACGCGCAGCAGGATGCGGATGAGGCTTGGACACAACTTGTACAAGCGTTAAGGGCGGTGTTGCCAAAGAACGGAGAGGAAGGGTCTGTGGTGGACCGTTTGATGTCTATCGAATTGACAAAGAC GCTCAAGAATGCAgagacagaggaagaaccaGAGACAACTAGTACGGAAACGGTCTTGAAACTTGAGTGTAACATATCTGGGTCCACAAATTTCTTGATGTCTGGCATTCAAGACAGCCTTAACCAGCAGGTTGAGAAGACAAGCGCAACATTGGGACGAAACGCAACTTACTCTAT GCAGTCTCGCATTTCTCGTTTGCCGGAGTACCTTGTTGTGCACATGGTTCGATTTTATTGGCGTCGTGACATCCA gaaaaaagcaaagatcATGCGCAAAGTCAAATTTCCCCTCCAACTCGACTTATCTGACATC GTTACCGAGCCCATCCGCAAAAAGATCCAACCTCTCAACACAGCGACGAAGCAAATCCTCAAAGAACGTGATGCACGTGCGAGTATCTTGAAACGTAAGCCCGGACACGggttggatgaagaaaaaaagaagagaggcgAAGAACAGGCTACGGTGGAGAATCTtgtgaaggagggagggcTGACCAATGGGGAGAGGAGTGGAATGTACGAGCTCGCGG CTGTGGTAACGCATAAAGGCGCCTCTGCCGACTCTGGTCACTACATTGGCTGGTCTCGCATTGATGATGGTGCATACGTCCCTGCTGAACAACAGAGATGGGCCGAGTTCGACGATAACAACGTGACTTTTACAGATGCGAACAAGATTTTGTCAATGGATGGAGGCGGTGAGGATTCAGTAGCTTATATTTTGCTTTATCGGGCGGCAAAAATCTAG